The following proteins are co-located in the Haloarcula marismortui ATCC 43049 genome:
- a CDS encoding bifunctional metallophosphatase/5'-nucleotidase: protein MGVSPRIIHYSDVEKAYDTPERIGRFAGTVAAADGPDALVVGTGDNTGPGVLSLVTDGEQSLDLFTALTPAFETLGNHDFDHGLAMTREIIARSPQAWLTANVEQDGERFARRLTRPWANRIVDGVQVGFVGVTSPDTASANPQATTLTFTDPFEAVSEAATALRDAGAEAVVVLSHLGRIDEKLARACDVDVILGGHVHERRIDRLDGTLLTRPGANGRTVVEVDLAGPEPTAQFRETADGPLDDRVAAAIEDRLSAAGLHEVIGHAADPIDRSQATTYGGECRLGNLVADAYRWATGADVALQNSGGLRNDTVPLDGALTVADMVSVVPFEEPLTVAELTGAELRTLCRQGSGQQVAFGEPDWWHAHFSGVELVWNDDTQIIERLQVDGRPVRDTETYTLATSNYLYYTELEFPILTESHRVSVADVQYRALADYVRETDIAPAVDGRLTRR from the coding sequence ATGGGTGTGAGTCCCCGGATCATCCACTACTCCGACGTGGAGAAAGCGTACGATACACCCGAGCGAATCGGGCGGTTTGCGGGGACAGTCGCCGCCGCTGACGGCCCGGATGCGCTGGTGGTCGGCACCGGAGACAACACCGGTCCGGGAGTGCTGTCGCTGGTCACCGACGGCGAGCAGTCGCTCGACCTCTTCACTGCGCTGACGCCCGCGTTCGAGACGCTGGGGAACCACGATTTCGACCACGGACTCGCGATGACGCGGGAGATTATCGCACGGTCGCCACAGGCGTGGCTGACTGCGAACGTCGAACAGGACGGCGAGCGGTTTGCCAGACGATTGACCCGACCGTGGGCGAACCGGATCGTCGACGGAGTGCAAGTCGGCTTCGTCGGTGTCACCAGCCCGGACACGGCCTCGGCCAATCCACAGGCGACGACGCTGACGTTCACAGATCCGTTCGAGGCTGTCAGCGAGGCGGCCACAGCGCTTCGGGACGCCGGGGCGGAGGCTGTTGTCGTGCTCTCACATCTGGGCCGGATTGACGAGAAACTGGCCCGCGCCTGCGACGTGGACGTAATCCTCGGCGGGCACGTCCACGAGCGCCGCATCGACCGTCTCGACGGGACGCTGCTCACCAGACCAGGAGCCAACGGCCGGACCGTCGTTGAGGTCGACCTTGCCGGACCGGAACCGACTGCACAGTTCCGCGAGACAGCTGATGGCCCTCTCGATGACCGCGTCGCGGCGGCAATCGAAGACAGGCTCTCCGCAGCGGGACTGCACGAGGTTATCGGTCACGCCGCCGACCCCATCGACCGTAGTCAGGCGACGACCTACGGCGGCGAGTGTCGGCTCGGCAACCTCGTTGCGGACGCGTACCGATGGGCGACGGGCGCAGATGTGGCCCTCCAGAACAGCGGCGGTCTCCGAAACGACACGGTTCCGCTCGATGGGGCGCTGACGGTCGCCGATATGGTTTCTGTCGTCCCCTTCGAGGAACCCCTGACAGTCGCCGAACTGACGGGGGCGGAGCTCCGGACGCTGTGTCGACAGGGGAGCGGGCAACAGGTCGCGTTCGGCGAGCCGGACTGGTGGCACGCCCATTTCAGCGGCGTCGAACTGGTCTGGAACGATGATACACAAATCATCGAGCGACTGCAGGTCGACGGGCGACCGGTCCGCGACACCGAGACGTACACGCTCGCGACGAGCAACTACCTCTACTACACCGAACTGGAGTTCCCGATCCTCACCGAATCCCACCGGGTCAGCGTCGCCGACGTACAGTACAGGGCGCTGGCCGACTACGTCCGCGAGACGGACATCGCCCCGGCGGTCGACGGACGACTCACTCGTCGCTAG
- a CDS encoding universal stress protein has translation MPQVVVPVRYPLSENSRATLAEAIQIADAEDADLTVLHVNLYQNSHHVDRTELKRAVEQAFGHVPRTRYVVRSGMLVEETILDEVAAQDADIVVIGSKQASRWRQMIRRLVDDPDVEQFLREELDCEIVTAQPDAQSSRHSSPSSSGS, from the coding sequence ATGCCACAGGTCGTCGTCCCGGTCAGATACCCACTCTCGGAGAACTCCCGAGCCACGCTCGCGGAGGCCATTCAGATCGCCGACGCGGAAGATGCGGACCTCACCGTCCTCCACGTAAATCTATACCAGAATAGCCACCACGTCGACCGGACAGAGCTCAAACGCGCCGTCGAGCAGGCGTTCGGCCACGTCCCGCGGACGCGGTACGTCGTCCGGTCGGGGATGCTGGTCGAAGAGACGATCCTCGATGAGGTCGCTGCACAGGACGCCGATATCGTCGTCATCGGGAGCAAACAGGCGAGTCGCTGGCGACAGATGATCCGACGGCTGGTCGACGACCCCGATGTCGAACAGTTCCTTCGCGAGGAACTCGACTGCGAAATCGTCACCGCCCAGCCGGATGCCCAGTCCAGCCGTCACTCGTCGCCGAGTTCATCGGGATCCTGA
- a CDS encoding mechanosensitive ion channel family protein, translated as MRFGPVWPLQTPTPTPTEAATEVATEVATDIGGLLPFEIPMWIANIGKSLIVIGLAIVVSRVLVRLLGRRVAQQFRRPSLTRTALRGIRAGVYIFALLTILGIYGLQLGDIALSVTVFSAVVGVVLAPILGGLISGVFLLADQPYEIGDMIELADTGQRGFVEDITLRHTKVFTLDNTFLVIPNGEIRQRDVVNYSAEDSRTRLSLDVMVTYESDIAVARSLIEAAAREVDNVISGGPDIRVGAARYPASPTVYINNFADHGVLLTLRYWVTEPYKLLAARSRVQTNVWRRLEDANVEIAYPHSHLYFDDTSGEMNVSLTNGLGGLDGVDRSHTATGDAPVPPRQDPDELGDE; from the coding sequence ATGCGTTTTGGCCCTGTCTGGCCGTTGCAGACACCCACTCCGACGCCGACCGAAGCCGCGACGGAAGTGGCGACAGAGGTAGCCACTGACATCGGTGGATTGCTCCCCTTCGAAATCCCGATGTGGATTGCCAACATCGGGAAATCCCTGATCGTCATCGGGCTGGCAATTGTCGTTTCCCGCGTTCTCGTCCGTCTTCTGGGTCGGCGCGTCGCTCAGCAGTTCCGGCGGCCAAGTCTCACTCGAACAGCGCTTCGCGGCATCCGTGCCGGTGTGTACATTTTCGCGTTGCTGACCATTCTGGGCATTTACGGTCTGCAACTGGGTGATATTGCACTCTCCGTCACTGTGTTTTCTGCCGTGGTTGGTGTCGTGCTGGCCCCGATTCTCGGGGGCCTGATCTCTGGCGTCTTCTTGCTGGCTGACCAGCCATACGAGATCGGTGATATGATCGAACTCGCCGACACTGGCCAGCGAGGGTTCGTCGAAGATATCACACTCAGACACACCAAAGTGTTCACCCTTGACAACACGTTTCTCGTCATCCCCAACGGGGAGATTCGCCAGCGGGATGTCGTCAACTACTCGGCAGAGGACTCACGAACGCGGCTGTCGCTTGACGTAATGGTCACCTACGAGAGTGACATCGCCGTCGCGCGGAGCCTCATCGAAGCGGCGGCCCGGGAAGTGGACAACGTCATCTCCGGCGGGCCGGACATCCGCGTCGGTGCGGCCCGGTACCCCGCCTCGCCGACGGTGTATATCAACAATTTCGCCGACCACGGCGTGTTGCTGACATTACGGTACTGGGTGACCGAACCGTACAAGCTGCTTGCTGCCCGCTCGAGAGTCCAGACGAACGTCTGGCGGCGGCTCGAAGACGCAAATGTCGAAATCGCCTATCCACACTCCCACCTGTACTTCGACGACACCAGCGGGGAGATGAACGTCTCACTCACCAACGGATTGGGCGGGCTTGACGGCGTTGACCGGTCCCACACGGCCACCGGAGACGCGCCGGTCCCGCCGCGTCAGGATCCCGATGAACTCGGCGACGAGTGA
- a CDS encoding proteasome assembly chaperone family protein, with amino-acid sequence MSSDDISVVLSDDRPPVDTLAVGVSEYGLAGLTAVDYLADQHSMREVGHLRTSEPPFSTPFENGTPRHHTRLYVDEASSFAVLVGERFVPPAQAGSLAGAIATAGRKLGVSDITMLTGVPIAHGPDDHVPFYIATPMYQESYLNDTDIRPMGNGFLDGLSAELVTRGIDESLPTGVFTTPTHPQAPDAAAAIRLLTALKESHSIQIDTGPLENFAANIEAHYQALAERMDAADSDQFADDRMYM; translated from the coding sequence ATGTCTTCAGATGACATCTCGGTGGTCCTCTCAGACGACCGACCACCGGTAGATACGCTGGCAGTCGGTGTCTCTGAGTACGGCCTGGCCGGCCTCACAGCCGTCGATTATCTCGCTGACCAGCACTCGATGCGCGAAGTCGGCCATCTGCGGACGTCGGAGCCGCCGTTCAGTACCCCTTTCGAGAACGGGACCCCGAGACATCACACACGGCTGTATGTCGATGAGGCGTCGTCGTTTGCTGTCTTAGTGGGTGAGCGGTTCGTGCCGCCGGCTCAGGCCGGATCGCTCGCTGGCGCAATTGCGACCGCGGGGAGAAAACTGGGGGTTTCAGACATTACGATGCTCACCGGCGTCCCCATCGCACACGGCCCGGACGACCACGTCCCGTTCTACATTGCAACGCCGATGTATCAGGAATCGTATCTCAACGACACCGACATCAGACCAATGGGAAACGGGTTCCTCGACGGACTGAGTGCCGAGCTAGTCACGCGCGGAATCGATGAGTCGCTTCCAACCGGTGTGTTCACGACGCCAACCCACCCACAAGCGCCCGACGCAGCGGCCGCAATCAGACTGCTCACTGCGTTGAAAGAGAGCCACTCGATCCAGATTGACACTGGTCCACTGGAGAACTTCGCTGCGAACATCGAGGCCCACTATCAGGCACTTGCAGAACGGATGGACGCCGCCGATTCCGACCAGTTCGCTGATGACCGAATGTACATGTGA
- a CDS encoding translation initiation factor eIF-2B — protein sequence MIDETVEEISEMQTHSSSVVAVKAAQALRDLTDREYPTVEDYLRSLDRNSSALRRANPSHASLHTTQHRIVNTVSDAEPDDVAAAKELTNEAIDDVIDSVESSKDRAAARAVSEIADDDVLLTHDFSSTVLAAIDDAIEAGHSFEVYVTESRPRFLGRKMTRHLSDRDGVDVTLIVDSAAGHFMPEVDRVLVGMDCIVDDTLYNRIGTYPIATAAADNDVPVTVVGAAAKYVDGAFAFENEIRPLSEVLREPADGFEVANPAYDATPTHLLDTVVTDDGVHEY from the coding sequence ATGATAGACGAGACTGTCGAGGAGATCTCGGAGATGCAGACCCACAGTTCCTCCGTGGTCGCAGTCAAAGCCGCCCAGGCGCTCCGGGACCTGACTGACAGGGAGTACCCGACGGTCGAGGATTACCTCCGTTCGCTCGACCGGAACAGCAGCGCCCTCCGGCGAGCGAACCCCTCACACGCCTCCCTCCATACGACCCAGCACCGGATCGTGAACACCGTCTCGGATGCGGAGCCCGACGACGTGGCGGCCGCCAAGGAACTGACCAACGAGGCTATCGACGACGTTATCGACTCGGTGGAGTCGTCAAAAGACCGCGCCGCTGCCCGCGCCGTGTCGGAGATCGCCGATGACGACGTGCTGTTGACGCATGACTTCTCCTCGACCGTCCTTGCGGCCATCGACGACGCCATCGAAGCCGGCCACAGCTTCGAGGTGTACGTTACGGAGTCCCGACCGCGCTTCCTCGGTCGAAAGATGACGCGCCACCTTTCCGACCGGGACGGGGTCGACGTGACGCTTATCGTCGACAGCGCCGCCGGGCACTTCATGCCAGAGGTCGACCGCGTGCTCGTCGGCATGGACTGCATCGTCGACGACACGCTGTACAACCGCATCGGCACGTATCCGATTGCGACGGCGGCGGCGGACAACGACGTTCCGGTGACGGTCGTCGGGGCCGCCGCAAAGTACGTCGACGGGGCATTCGCCTTCGAAAACGAGATTCGGCCACTGTCGGAGGTGCTCCGGGAGCCGGCAGACGGATTCGAGGTCGCAAACCCGGCCTACGACGCCACGCCGACGCACCTGCTGGATACAGTTGTCACTGACGACGGGGTCCACGAGTACTGA
- a CDS encoding type IV pilin produces MGQFRTETVGMTEGIGVAVLIGLTLLVTAIVGLNVLVIEDDDGGGPQANYSYDYISDNQVLIVTHERGDEFKAGNVDIQGPDNRVTWAEVAGRDSEATVGPGDVVQLSSGSAYQQQVRAQDTITIYHNASGNRTQLDQWNGTN; encoded by the coding sequence ATGGGACAGTTTAGGACTGAGACAGTCGGGATGACAGAGGGCATCGGCGTCGCCGTCCTCATCGGACTGACGCTACTCGTCACGGCTATTGTCGGGCTGAACGTCCTCGTCATCGAGGACGACGACGGCGGCGGCCCGCAGGCGAATTACAGCTACGACTACATCTCAGATAATCAAGTCCTTATCGTCACACACGAACGCGGCGACGAGTTCAAAGCTGGGAACGTCGACATTCAGGGCCCTGACAATCGGGTTACTTGGGCAGAAGTGGCTGGCCGAGACTCGGAGGCAACTGTCGGACCCGGCGATGTTGTGCAATTGAGCAGCGGGAGTGCCTATCAGCAACAGGTGAGGGCACAGGACACAATCACGATCTATCATAACGCGAGCGGGAATCGGACCCAGCTGGACCAGTGGAACGGCACGAACTGA
- a CDS encoding DoxX family protein — translation MDTRIPSFIGTVALVLTLLSRPAAAHVDYVTEGPGEALDAVAFAISVLSNPVNAAVFGISGLAVTGGLAAYLWVRPTIADIVILRDVLVGYADLVPWMLRLSVGLPLVGAGFQGYLFAPTVTFDPATSPVVRILFIGLGFTLLFGLATRIVTTIGLVTFGWALSVDPGVVLAMEYVPAFLALLILGGGRPSADHMLQRVASTDGTYYGRVDPVHHLKGFLDTTTATYREYVPVIIRVGMGVTFIYLGLFQKLAEPGQALLVVEKYNLTAVVPVDPGMWVLGAGLTEMLVGLVLIFGFMTRGAAAVSFVLFTTTLFGLPDDPVLAHITLFGMASAVFTMGAGPLSFDDWFGRPAQSDRETVVSAD, via the coding sequence ATGGACACGCGTATACCGAGTTTTATCGGCACTGTCGCGCTCGTGCTCACGCTCCTTTCGCGACCTGCGGCGGCACACGTCGACTACGTGACGGAAGGGCCGGGCGAGGCCCTTGATGCAGTGGCGTTTGCGATATCCGTGCTATCGAACCCGGTGAATGCGGCCGTTTTCGGCATCTCGGGACTGGCTGTGACTGGCGGCCTCGCGGCGTATCTCTGGGTCCGACCGACGATTGCAGACATCGTCATCCTTCGGGACGTGCTCGTCGGCTACGCAGACCTCGTCCCGTGGATGCTCCGACTCAGCGTGGGGCTGCCACTCGTCGGTGCCGGTTTTCAGGGGTATCTGTTCGCCCCGACGGTGACGTTTGACCCCGCAACGAGCCCGGTCGTCCGCATCCTGTTTATCGGGCTGGGGTTCACACTCCTGTTCGGACTTGCGACCCGTATTGTCACGACGATTGGGCTGGTGACCTTCGGCTGGGCGCTGAGCGTTGACCCCGGTGTCGTACTCGCCATGGAGTACGTGCCGGCCTTTCTGGCACTGTTGATTCTTGGCGGTGGTCGTCCGAGCGCGGACCATATGCTCCAGCGGGTCGCCAGCACTGACGGGACCTACTACGGTCGCGTTGACCCGGTGCACCATCTCAAGGGGTTTCTGGACACAACAACGGCAACGTATCGTGAGTACGTCCCAGTCATCATCCGAGTCGGCATGGGTGTGACGTTCATCTATCTCGGACTGTTCCAGAAACTCGCTGAACCCGGACAGGCGCTTCTGGTCGTCGAAAAGTACAATCTCACCGCCGTCGTCCCCGTCGACCCTGGCATGTGGGTGCTCGGTGCTGGCCTGACTGAGATGCTGGTCGGCCTAGTGCTGATATTCGGCTTCATGACCCGCGGAGCCGCGGCTGTCTCCTTTGTCCTGTTCACCACGACGCTGTTCGGCCTGCCTGACGACCCGGTACTCGCACACATCACGCTGTTCGGAATGGCCTCGGCGGTGTTCACGATGGGTGCCGGGCCGCTCTCATTCGATGACTGGTTCGGTCGGCCGGCACAGAGCGACCGGGAGACCGTCGTCTCGGCGGACTGA
- a CDS encoding GNAT family N-acetyltransferase, translated as MSVNIETQIVERGDDEHVDAAWRLKEDIRESDGVLRQRRGFFRDAYRRSTTYLYIDRSKDRLIGFAAVRRDGYILFLAVGDEYRGHGFGKRLVARVAEDYGSVTCHARATNREALGFYKHIGFEITRRIDNYYEDGGDAYYLKLGEDSITDKLSKFLRG; from the coding sequence GTGAGCGTCAACATCGAGACACAGATCGTCGAACGCGGGGACGACGAACACGTCGACGCGGCGTGGCGGCTCAAGGAAGACATCCGGGAGTCCGACGGCGTTCTTCGGCAGCGACGGGGGTTCTTTCGCGACGCCTACCGACGGTCGACCACCTATCTCTACATCGACCGCTCCAAAGACCGCCTCATCGGCTTCGCCGCGGTTCGACGCGACGGCTACATTCTCTTTCTCGCAGTCGGTGACGAGTACAGGGGTCACGGCTTCGGCAAGCGGCTGGTGGCCCGCGTCGCCGAGGACTACGGCAGCGTGACCTGTCACGCCCGGGCGACGAATCGGGAGGCACTCGGGTTCTACAAACACATCGGCTTCGAGATCACGCGGCGCATCGACAACTACTACGAGGACGGCGGCGACGCCTACTACCTCAAACTCGGCGAGGACTCGATTACGGACAAGCTGTCGAAGTTCCTGCGCGGCTAA
- the priS gene encoding DNA primase small subunit PriS — protein MEERTRAYLRGRFGDHYRQASVTPPPAANEREWGFIPWTEGPGETMVRHRSLLDLGEIEDFLGRRKPRHVYFSAGRYDEPSASTMSDKGWRSSDLVFDLDADHLPSVVLGEDSYAEMLAKCKDALRRLLDFLEDDFGFDDLTIVFSGGRGYHVHVRDERIRHLERDARREVVDYVRGIGLEFDELVDEESVAGTAGRSSPAQKRTLSTEGGWSARAHRHMLAVVDDLLAMEEADALEQLQEYDGIGEGKATAALNAARSNYEQLEAGNIDVHPAFYQLAKILLHEVVAADNAPIDEPVTTDTNRLIRLPGSLHGGSGLEVQRIDRDDLDAFDPLVDPVPETFRGHDITVEVTDGGLVELDGDSFTLEAGNQTVPEHVGVFLMARGRAEKGKE, from the coding sequence ATGGAAGAGCGGACCCGAGCGTACCTCCGTGGCCGGTTCGGCGATCACTACCGACAGGCGTCCGTAACGCCGCCGCCGGCCGCGAACGAACGTGAATGGGGGTTCATCCCATGGACTGAAGGCCCCGGTGAGACGATGGTCCGCCATCGCTCGCTGCTGGACCTCGGCGAAATCGAGGACTTCCTCGGCCGCCGAAAGCCCCGCCACGTCTACTTCTCCGCGGGCCGCTACGACGAGCCGAGCGCCTCGACGATGTCGGACAAGGGCTGGCGCTCCTCTGACCTCGTGTTCGACCTCGACGCCGACCACCTACCCTCCGTAGTGCTGGGCGAGGACAGCTACGCCGAGATGCTCGCAAAGTGCAAGGACGCGTTGCGCAGGCTGCTCGACTTTCTGGAAGACGATTTCGGCTTCGATGACCTGACTATCGTCTTCTCCGGTGGCCGGGGCTACCACGTCCACGTCCGTGACGAGCGTATCCGCCACCTGGAGCGGGACGCGCGCCGGGAGGTTGTCGACTACGTCCGCGGCATCGGGCTGGAGTTCGACGAACTCGTCGACGAGGAATCCGTCGCCGGCACGGCTGGTCGGTCCAGTCCGGCCCAGAAACGGACACTCTCGACGGAAGGCGGCTGGAGCGCCCGCGCCCACCGACACATGCTCGCCGTCGTCGATGACCTGCTCGCGATGGAGGAGGCCGACGCGCTCGAACAACTGCAGGAGTACGACGGCATCGGCGAGGGGAAGGCGACGGCGGCACTGAACGCCGCCCGGTCGAACTACGAGCAACTGGAAGCCGGCAACATCGACGTGCATCCGGCGTTCTACCAGCTGGCGAAGATTCTGCTCCACGAGGTCGTCGCGGCGGACAACGCACCGATCGACGAACCGGTGACGACGGACACGAACCGGCTCATCCGCCTGCCCGGCTCGCTGCACGGCGGCAGCGGGCTGGAGGTTCAACGAATCGACCGCGACGACCTCGATGCGTTCGACCCGCTGGTCGACCCTGTCCCGGAGACGTTCCGGGGCCACGACATCACCGTTGAGGTGACCGACGGCGGCCTCGTCGAACTGGATGGCGATAGCTTTACACTGGAGGCGGGTAATCAGACTGTACCAGAGCACGTGGGCGTGTTTCTCATGGCCCGCGGGCGTGCTGAGAAGGGGAAGGAATGA